Proteins encoded by one window of Musa acuminata AAA Group cultivar baxijiao chromosome BXJ2-9, Cavendish_Baxijiao_AAA, whole genome shotgun sequence:
- the LOC135623020 gene encoding VIN3-like protein 3 isoform X2, which yields MDPNFSGLVLDPSKCSKLSIEEKRELVRELSKWPESAPEKLQTWSRRDILEILCAEIGKERKYTSLTKQKMIEYLFRVVSDKKSGEHTKDRDSAQDLCTHSPQTPAKRQRKNDHPSRLPITTDNLQSGDVEEASDNIRYCKNSACRATLNIEDAFCKRCSCCICHKYDDNKDPSLWLFCGSENLSQGDSCGLSSHLECVLKHEKGGVMKSGQCTRLDGGYYCIYCGKVNDLLGCWKKQLMIAKDARRVDVLCYRISLSHKLLNLTEKYASLHEIVETAQKKLEAEVGSIDDLPNMARGIVNRLSVGAEVQKLCACAVDLLDTMRLGGLSATAQVQQTGSVSSSFIKFEQISQTSLTVVLDSENNSSLGQEVAGFTVWHRKADTPEYPKKASFSLLNPKRRFLVTELAPATEYMFKVVAFGDTGDLDTCEVGTKTKGISLDNSMGLAPQTAVLEPHCQSPKTNSSGLSNPSEGDESNTNSTACADLNKLPEIEFDECEKPEILETEKSTDHAQKDAGHQKSECKGSTSRAEVPERDESPGRSDSVLDEEPNSTIRTDSTNSMENNQTSDIPRSENESNAPVVNEMVIVPFVQSNSTLPATPCRVEAGTEGSERCSKGKPSVNKFEDGLMKPGMEPGSSSKKRCGGNLEGVNVKDGSLEGAYEYCVKVIRWLECERHIETNFRVKFLTWFSLRATPQERRIVNVYVDTLIDDPVSLAGQLVDTFSETVCSKRPPRVPTGFCAKLWH from the exons ATGGATCCGAATTTCTCAG GGCTCGTACTTGACCCATCTAAATGTAGTAAGTTGAGCATCGAGGAGAAGAGAGAGCTCGTCCGTGAATTGTCGAAGTGGCCAGAGAGCGCTCCTGAGAAGCTGCAGACATGGAGCCGGCGTGACATTTTAGAGATCCTTTGTGCAGAGAtagggaaggagaggaaatacACTAGCTTAACAAAACAAAAGATGATAGAATACCTTTTCAGAGTTGTTTCTGATAAAAAATCTGGAGAACATACCAAAGACAGGGACTCTGCTCAGGATCTGTGTACACACAGCCCCCAAACCCCAGCTAAGAGACAGAGAAAGAATGACCATCCTTCACGTTTGCCCATCACTACGGACAATCTGCAGTCGGGTGATGTTGAAGAAGCTTCGGACAACATTAGATACTGCAAGAATTCAGCCTGCCGGGCGACTCTTAACATAGAAGATGCGTTCTGTAAGCGGTGCTCATGTTGTATATGTCACAAATATGATGATAATAAAGACCCTAGTCTTTGGCTGTTTTGTGGCTCAGAGAACCTTTCTCAAGGTGACTCATGTGGCCTGTCTTCTCATCTTGAGTGTGTTCTTAAGCATGAAAAAGGAGGTGTCATGAAGAGTGGGCAGTGCACAAGATTGGATGGGGGCTATTACTGCATATATTGCGGAAAAGTTAATGACTTGCTAGG GTGTTGGAAAAAGCAGCTCATGATTGCAAAGGATGCACGACGAGTCGATGTATTGTGTTATCGGATTTCTCTTAGTCATAAACTTCTCAACTTAACAGAGAAGTATGCAAGTTTGCATGAAATAGTTGAGACAGCACAGAAGAAACTGGAGGCTGAGGTTGGATCTATCGATGATTTACCAAACATGGCACGAGGAATCGTCAACCGACTTTCTGTTGGTGCTGAAGTCCAGAAACTGTGTGCCTGTGCAGTAGATTTACTAGATACAATGCGCTTAGGTGGTTTATCAGCCACTGCTCAAGTTCAGC AAACTGGTTCAGTATCCTCCAGCTTTATCAAATTTGAACAGATATCGCAAACATCTCTTACTGTGGTTTTGGATTCGGAGAATAATTCGTCATTAGGTCAAGAGGTAGCTGGCTTTACCGTGTGGCACCGAAAGGCTGACACCCCAGAATACCCCAAGAAAGCCTCATTTTCTCTATTAAATCCAAAGAGAAGGTTTCTAGTAACAGAACTAGCTCCAGCTACAGAATATATGTTCAAGGTGGTTGCCTTCGGCGATACAGGGGACCTTGATACATGTGAAGTTGGAACAAAAACCAAAGGCATCTCACTGGACAACTCTATGGGCTTGGCACCGCAGACAGCTGTATTAGAACCACATTGTCAAAGCCCTAAAACAAACAGTAGTGGCTTGTCTAATCCCTCAGAGGGTGACGAATCTAATACTAACAGTACCGCTTGTGCTGACTTGAACAAGTTGCCAGAAATAGAATTTGATGAATGTGAGAAGCCTGAGATCCTTGAGACAGAAAAATCAACGGATCATGCCCAGAAAGATGCTGGCCACCAAAAGAGTGAATGCAAGGGCAGTACAAGCAGAGCAGAAGTTCCTGAACGAGATGAATCACCTGGGCGCTCTGATTCTGTATTAGATGAGGAACCAAACTCAACGATTCGGACAGATTCCACTAACTCTATGGAGAATAACCAAACATCTGACATCCCAAGATCAGAGAATGAATCTAATGCTCCTGTTGTCAACGAGATGGTGATTGTACCATTTGTGCAATCCAACTCCACCCTTCCTGCCACTCCTTGCAGGGTGGAAGCTGGAACAGAAGGTTCTGAGAGGTGCAGCAAAGGAAAACCTAGTGTCAATAAATTTGAAGATGGCTTGATGAAGCCAGGCATGGAACCAGGGAGTTCATCAAAGAAAAGATGTGGTGGGAATCTTGAGGGTGTAAATGTCAAAGATGGATCACTGGAAGGAGCATACGAGTATTGCGTGAAGGTGATCAGATGGCTGGAATGTGAGAGGCACATCGAAACCAACTTCAGGGTGAAGTTCTTGACATGGTTCAGCTTACGGGCAACCCCGCAGGAGAGAAGGATCGTTAATGTTTATGTCGATACTCTAATAGATGATCCTGTGAGCCTTGCGGGGCAGTTGGTGGATACCTTCTCAGAAACCGTCTGCAGCAAGAGACCACCCCGAGTGCCGACTGGCTTCTGTGCTAAGCTCTGGCATTGA
- the LOC103997872 gene encoding AP2-like ethylene-responsive transcription factor AIL5, with protein sequence MDMDATHNWLAFSLSQQPCFLEAFSSVAAPPHHHGGIEGAEEETSAATELVALASMGPKLEDFLGGPMGRYSSAEDAASPAEGVYDSDLKTIAAGFLRGLPVEQQEPHSAKEAAPKVESRKTTADTFGQRTSIYRGVTRHRWTGRYEAHLWDNSCRREGQSRKGRQVYLGGYDKEEKAARAYDLAALKYWGPTTTTNFPISNYEKELEGMKNMTRQEFVASLRRKSSGFSRGASIYRGVTRHHQHGRWQARIGRVAGNKDLYLGTFSTQEEAAEAYDIAAIKFRGLNAVTNFDMSRYDINSIVNNDLPIGGLSGRPSKASESSPSSSSDCMSVDMKHQLHHQDPSASFGVATIPMKQDHDYWSLLALHHQPSGFGLFSSGDTMDFATATSSKGMLEHQQEQSQSSSCSPVPYATYVACGGGHSYEGSNIMGGWAAPPSSYQQPASKPHVAAFQSAIFGME encoded by the exons ATGGACATGGATGCTACACACAACTGGCTCGCCTTCTCCCTCTCTCAGCAACCCTGTTtcctcgaagccttctcttcGGTCGCCGCTCCTCCTCACCACCATG GTGGAATCGAGGGGGCGGAAGAGGAAACCAGCGCGGCGACGGAACTGGTGGCGCTGGCGAGCATGGGGCCGAAGCTGGAGGACTTCCTCGGGGGCCCGATGGGGCGTTACTCCAGCGCTGAAGACGCTGCCTCCCCCGCCGAAGGCGTCTACGACTCCGACCTGAAGACCATCGCGGCCGGGTTCCTGCGCGGCCTCCCGGTGGAGCAGCAGGAGCCCCACTCGGCGAAGGAGGCTGCGCCGAAGGTGGAGTCGAGGAAGACCACGGCGGACACCTTCGGCCAGCGGACCTCCATCTACCGCGGCGTCACTAG GCACCGGTGGACTGGGAGGTACGAGGCGCACCTGTGGGACAACAGCTGCCGCCGGGAAGGGCAGAGCCGCAAGGGCCGACAAG TCTACTTAG GTGGGTACGACAAGGAGGAGAAGGCGGCAAGGGCGTACGATCTCGCAGCTCTCAAATACTGGGGTCCGACGACCACCACCAACTTCCCT ATCTCCAACTACGAGAAGGAACTGGAGGGGATGAAGAACATGactcgccaagagttcgtcgccTCCCTCAGAAG gAAGAGCAGTGGGTTCTCCAGGGGCGCCTCCATCTACAGAGGGGTCACCAG ACACCATCAGCATGGCCGATGGCAAGCGAGGATTGGAAGAGTGGCGGGCAACAAGGACCTTTACCTTGGAACCTTCA GTACGCAGGAAGAAGCGGCGGAGGCGTACGACATCGCGGCGATCAAGTTCAGGGGCCTCAATGCGGTGACCAACTTCGACATGAGCCGCTACGACATCAACAGCATCGTTAACAATGATCTCCCCATAGGTGGACTCTCCGGAAGGCCGTCGAAGGCCTCGGAGTCGTCGCCGTCATCTTCTTCGGATTGCATGAGCGTCGATATGAAGCATCAGCTGCACCATCAGGACCCTTCGGCCTCTTTCGGGGTTGCCACCATCCCCATGAAGCAGGACCATGACTACTGGTCCCTCCTTGCTCTCCACCATCAACCCTCAGGCTTTGGTCTGTTCTCCTCCGGCGATACTATGGACTTCGCTACTGCTACTTCCAGCAAGGGGATGTTAGAGCACCAGCAGGAACAATCTCAGAGCAGTAGCTGCTCTCCCGTTCCTTATGCCACCTATGTTGCGTGCGGAGGTGGTCATAGTTACGAGGGTTCCAACATCATGGGGGGTTGGGCTGCACCGCCTTCGTCCTACCAACAGCCGGCTTCCAAGCCACATGTGGCGGCCTTTCAGTCTGCCATCTTTGGGATGGAATGA
- the LOC135623020 gene encoding VIN3-like protein 3 isoform X1 has translation MDPNFSVCSSGLVLDPSKCSKLSIEEKRELVRELSKWPESAPEKLQTWSRRDILEILCAEIGKERKYTSLTKQKMIEYLFRVVSDKKSGEHTKDRDSAQDLCTHSPQTPAKRQRKNDHPSRLPITTDNLQSGDVEEASDNIRYCKNSACRATLNIEDAFCKRCSCCICHKYDDNKDPSLWLFCGSENLSQGDSCGLSSHLECVLKHEKGGVMKSGQCTRLDGGYYCIYCGKVNDLLGCWKKQLMIAKDARRVDVLCYRISLSHKLLNLTEKYASLHEIVETAQKKLEAEVGSIDDLPNMARGIVNRLSVGAEVQKLCACAVDLLDTMRLGGLSATAQVQQTGSVSSSFIKFEQISQTSLTVVLDSENNSSLGQEVAGFTVWHRKADTPEYPKKASFSLLNPKRRFLVTELAPATEYMFKVVAFGDTGDLDTCEVGTKTKGISLDNSMGLAPQTAVLEPHCQSPKTNSSGLSNPSEGDESNTNSTACADLNKLPEIEFDECEKPEILETEKSTDHAQKDAGHQKSECKGSTSRAEVPERDESPGRSDSVLDEEPNSTIRTDSTNSMENNQTSDIPRSENESNAPVVNEMVIVPFVQSNSTLPATPCRVEAGTEGSERCSKGKPSVNKFEDGLMKPGMEPGSSSKKRCGGNLEGVNVKDGSLEGAYEYCVKVIRWLECERHIETNFRVKFLTWFSLRATPQERRIVNVYVDTLIDDPVSLAGQLVDTFSETVCSKRPPRVPTGFCAKLWH, from the exons ATGGATCCGAATTTCTCAG TTTGCTCTTCAGGGCTCGTACTTGACCCATCTAAATGTAGTAAGTTGAGCATCGAGGAGAAGAGAGAGCTCGTCCGTGAATTGTCGAAGTGGCCAGAGAGCGCTCCTGAGAAGCTGCAGACATGGAGCCGGCGTGACATTTTAGAGATCCTTTGTGCAGAGAtagggaaggagaggaaatacACTAGCTTAACAAAACAAAAGATGATAGAATACCTTTTCAGAGTTGTTTCTGATAAAAAATCTGGAGAACATACCAAAGACAGGGACTCTGCTCAGGATCTGTGTACACACAGCCCCCAAACCCCAGCTAAGAGACAGAGAAAGAATGACCATCCTTCACGTTTGCCCATCACTACGGACAATCTGCAGTCGGGTGATGTTGAAGAAGCTTCGGACAACATTAGATACTGCAAGAATTCAGCCTGCCGGGCGACTCTTAACATAGAAGATGCGTTCTGTAAGCGGTGCTCATGTTGTATATGTCACAAATATGATGATAATAAAGACCCTAGTCTTTGGCTGTTTTGTGGCTCAGAGAACCTTTCTCAAGGTGACTCATGTGGCCTGTCTTCTCATCTTGAGTGTGTTCTTAAGCATGAAAAAGGAGGTGTCATGAAGAGTGGGCAGTGCACAAGATTGGATGGGGGCTATTACTGCATATATTGCGGAAAAGTTAATGACTTGCTAGG GTGTTGGAAAAAGCAGCTCATGATTGCAAAGGATGCACGACGAGTCGATGTATTGTGTTATCGGATTTCTCTTAGTCATAAACTTCTCAACTTAACAGAGAAGTATGCAAGTTTGCATGAAATAGTTGAGACAGCACAGAAGAAACTGGAGGCTGAGGTTGGATCTATCGATGATTTACCAAACATGGCACGAGGAATCGTCAACCGACTTTCTGTTGGTGCTGAAGTCCAGAAACTGTGTGCCTGTGCAGTAGATTTACTAGATACAATGCGCTTAGGTGGTTTATCAGCCACTGCTCAAGTTCAGC AAACTGGTTCAGTATCCTCCAGCTTTATCAAATTTGAACAGATATCGCAAACATCTCTTACTGTGGTTTTGGATTCGGAGAATAATTCGTCATTAGGTCAAGAGGTAGCTGGCTTTACCGTGTGGCACCGAAAGGCTGACACCCCAGAATACCCCAAGAAAGCCTCATTTTCTCTATTAAATCCAAAGAGAAGGTTTCTAGTAACAGAACTAGCTCCAGCTACAGAATATATGTTCAAGGTGGTTGCCTTCGGCGATACAGGGGACCTTGATACATGTGAAGTTGGAACAAAAACCAAAGGCATCTCACTGGACAACTCTATGGGCTTGGCACCGCAGACAGCTGTATTAGAACCACATTGTCAAAGCCCTAAAACAAACAGTAGTGGCTTGTCTAATCCCTCAGAGGGTGACGAATCTAATACTAACAGTACCGCTTGTGCTGACTTGAACAAGTTGCCAGAAATAGAATTTGATGAATGTGAGAAGCCTGAGATCCTTGAGACAGAAAAATCAACGGATCATGCCCAGAAAGATGCTGGCCACCAAAAGAGTGAATGCAAGGGCAGTACAAGCAGAGCAGAAGTTCCTGAACGAGATGAATCACCTGGGCGCTCTGATTCTGTATTAGATGAGGAACCAAACTCAACGATTCGGACAGATTCCACTAACTCTATGGAGAATAACCAAACATCTGACATCCCAAGATCAGAGAATGAATCTAATGCTCCTGTTGTCAACGAGATGGTGATTGTACCATTTGTGCAATCCAACTCCACCCTTCCTGCCACTCCTTGCAGGGTGGAAGCTGGAACAGAAGGTTCTGAGAGGTGCAGCAAAGGAAAACCTAGTGTCAATAAATTTGAAGATGGCTTGATGAAGCCAGGCATGGAACCAGGGAGTTCATCAAAGAAAAGATGTGGTGGGAATCTTGAGGGTGTAAATGTCAAAGATGGATCACTGGAAGGAGCATACGAGTATTGCGTGAAGGTGATCAGATGGCTGGAATGTGAGAGGCACATCGAAACCAACTTCAGGGTGAAGTTCTTGACATGGTTCAGCTTACGGGCAACCCCGCAGGAGAGAAGGATCGTTAATGTTTATGTCGATACTCTAATAGATGATCCTGTGAGCCTTGCGGGGCAGTTGGTGGATACCTTCTCAGAAACCGTCTGCAGCAAGAGACCACCCCGAGTGCCGACTGGCTTCTGTGCTAAGCTCTGGCATTGA
- the LOC135624035 gene encoding fasciclin-like arabinogalactan protein 3 — translation MASKPLPFLLLLVASAAAFDVKEILDPLPNYSAFTKYLTDLKLVDVINSRQTVTVLVVDNTAISPISSLPADKIKTAISAHILLDYYDPYIFDKNLNKSALLPTLAGGSVNFTELPGEQMVFGWAAPGAPLNSNLINVIGARPYNLSVLQISSAILPSGAGSAAPATTKPAAASPKASAAPPTTKPSDDIPEATATANTTTPAAPVAAPKAAPTTQAEAPKTSPAAPATPPKSSSTTTAALAPKSSSATAPAPTSGGATPTPSAAPKSSPAAPATTAKAPKASSTTPVGTPKASTPASSAAPKASAASPVEGPGASAAVDAPKGSAGAPAASVASASSPTAESEETSGPAGETTTPSSSAGRVVAGAALGLLMGAAVLGAI, via the coding sequence ATGGCCTCCAAACCCTTacccttccttcttctcctcgtcgcctcGGCTGCGGCCTTCGACGTCAAGGAGATCCTTGACCCCTTACCCAATTACTCCGCCTTCACCAAGTACCTCACCGACCTGAAGCTCGTCGACGTGATCAACAGCCGCCAGACCGTCACCGTCCTCGTCGTTGACAACACCGCCATCTCCCCCATCTCATCCCTCCCCGCCGACAAGATCAAGACCGCCATCTCCGCCCACATCCTCCTCGACTACTACGACCCCTACATCTTCGACAAAAACCTCAACAAGTCCGCCCTCCTCCCCACCCTCGCCGGCGGCTCCGTGAACTTCACCGAGCTCCCCGGCGAGCAGATGGTGTTCGGGTGGGCCGCGCCCGGCGCTCCCCTCAACTCCAACCTGATCAACGTCATCGGGGCGAGGCCGTACAACCTGTCGGTGCTCCAGATCAGCAGCGCCATCCTGCCGTCCGGAGCCGGGAGCGCAGCGCCGGCGACAACAAAGCCGGCCGCCGCCTCCCCGAAAGCGTCGGCTGCGCCACCGACGACGAAGCCATCGGACGACATCCCAGAGGCAACGGCTACAGCGAACACGACTACTCCCGCCGCCCCTGTGGCAGCTCCAAAGGCTGCTCCGACCACCCAGGCGGAGGCCCCGAAAACGAGCCCCGCCGCTCCCGCGACACCTCCAAAGTCCTCGAGCACCACCACAGCTGCCTTGGCACCGAAGTCGAGCTCCGCAACCGCACCAGCTCCAACGAGCGGCGGCGCCACCCCTACCCCTTCGGCGGCTCCAAAGAGCAGCCCTGCCGCACCCGCCACGACCGCAAAGGCTCCCAAAGCTAGCTCCACCACTCCAGTCGGAACTCCGAAGGCTTCTACGCCGGCCTCCTCTGCTGCTCCAAAGGCCAGCGCCGCATCCCCCGTCGAGGGTCCAGGTGCGAGCGCCGCGGTCGACGCTCCCAAGGGAAGCGCAGGTGCACCAGCTGCAAGCGTCGCATCAGCTTCCTCGCCCACGGCAGAATCAGAAGAAACTTCTGGTCCGGCCGGGGAGACGACGACACCAAGCTCTTCAGCAGGGCGGGTCGTGGCAGGCGCGGCACTTGGGCTCCTCATGGGTGCTGCTGTGCTTGGTGCCATTTGA
- the LOC135624034 gene encoding fasciclin-like arabinogalactan protein 14: MASRPQLSLLLVFVSFLVLLSSATAHNITRLLSQFPDFSNFNSLLSQADIASEVNRRQTITVLAVDNSAASSLSSLDSDTLKQVLSIHVILDYYDKEKIHNLKRRSTLFTTLFQTTGVAANRMGFLNATKLSDGRLAFGSGVPGSPLVATYVKSVAAKPYNLSVLQISAVIVPQGINGTPLAPFGAPITAPPEVPVPAPAPVDDSTADSPAEAPEASAPEPAADAPEADAPDADSPAAGPAADGDAPSPAEGEEDQKSAAVPVAGCISVGLTVAGALFFAV; encoded by the coding sequence ATGGCTTCGAGGCCCCaactctccctcctcctcgtcttcgtcTCCTTCCTCGTCCTGCTCTCCTCCGCCACCGCCCACAACATCACCCGCCTCCTCTCCCAATTCCCCGACTTCTCCAACTTCAACTCTCTCCTCAGCCAGGCCGACATCGCCTCTGAGGTCAACCGCCGCCAGACCATCACCGTCCTCGCGGTCGACAACTCCGCGGCCTCCTCCCTCTCCAGCCTCGACTCCGACACGCTCAAGCAGGTCCTCTCCATCCACGTCATCCTCGACTACTACGACAAAGAGAAGATCCACAACCTCAAGCGCCGGTCCACCCTGTTCACCACCCTATTCCAGACCACCGGCGTCGCCGCCAACCGCATGGGGTTCCTCAACGCCACCAAGCTGTCGGACGGGCGGCTTGCCTTCGGGTCGGGGGTACCCGGGTCGCCGCTAGTGGCCACCTACGTCAAGTCCGTCGCCGCCAAGCCGTACAACCTCTCGGTTCTCCAAATCAGCGCCGTCATCGTCCCGCAGGGCATCAACGGCACGCCGCTGGCGCCTTTCGGCGCTCCAATAACAGCGCCACCGGAGGTGCCGGTGCCTGCACCGGCGCCCGTGGACGATTCGACGGCTGACAGTCCGGCGGAGGCCCCCGAGGCGAGCGCCCCTGAGCCAGCGGCAGACGCACCGGAAGCAGACGCACCGGATGCGGATTCGCCGGCTGCCGGACCTGCAGCAGACGGAGATGCACCGTCTCCTGCGGAGGGGGAGGAGGATCAGAAATCGGCAGCAGTTCCGGTGGCGGGTTGCATCAGCGTGGGACTCACCGTGGCGGGCGCCCTATTCTTTGCCGTATGA